The Paenibacillus tianjinensis genome has a window encoding:
- a CDS encoding carbohydrate binding domain-containing protein — protein sequence MKRNRWLIPVLITSIVLSVMTNLFVLAPSHAEAASIGTVTENDTIYQIMVDRFNDGDTSNNATGAAIRYGETSEDDFRYMKGGDWQGVINKLPYIANMGYTAIWISPVAEPQMTNRDNNGTGKNTAYHGYNVKDPNAANPYFGTKEKLKELVDSAHALGIKVIIDVVPNHIGDYMLGTQANYDIAGLQPAAPFNNPAWYHHNGDINWSLVDGRYDQWAQDYLENHDLGGLDDIDFDVPAAKQAVFSSIKAWFDYTGADGARVDAAKLIKPTDIGELQNLLGVNTFGENFDGNAEFVSRWVGTNKEWGMLDFPMFFSVLNSFAYGQSFDSNIKSTLAKDSYYNGNANHMVTFIDNHDRNRFLTEAGGSVEKMQNALSFIFTVRGTPVVFQGTEQNKGNGNGQIMTGGIADTWNRWSMVKRDANGNVLENYFNENTSTYKHIAKLNEIRKNNPALRTGTQREMWSAQNLYAFSRRIDSGTNVGQEVISVFSNAASGTQTVTIPLRAESTLTVGTVLINQLNTSDTVTVQSGGATGKQITVAVGANSAKIYSKTQPITDTVAPSAPGNVTATVQNASSVLVSWTASTDNVGVTGYEIYRNGVKVGTTTTTSYTDNGLSAQTNYSYTVKAFDAAGNLSAFSAAALVTTPAGNSVTIYYKQGYTTPYIHYRPAGGTWTTAPGVAIPASEVSGYNKITINIGSATQLEACFNNGSGTWDSNGGNNYLFGTGTWTYTPTGNIQAGAPVTPTPTVTPTPTPTVTPTATPTPTPTVTPTPTPTVTPTPTPTATPDGNSVTIYYKNTAYTNSYMHYSLDGSGVWTTSPGLQLQASSYSGYKTATIQLGTAAGLTAAFNNGSGTWDNNSGSNYHFSAGTWSLVNGNLSAGVPQPDSVTFRVTVPSSTPSTGPVYLTGSFNSWNAADPAYQLTKGSDGVYSITLSLPAGTAVQYKLTRGSWATVETSTSGADIANRTLTPAGGAQTVSLTVQRWKDQ from the coding sequence ATGAAACGCAACCGATGGCTAATTCCGGTACTAATCACATCTATTGTTCTGTCCGTAATGACGAATTTATTCGTGCTGGCACCTTCACATGCAGAGGCAGCCAGCATCGGCACAGTCACTGAGAACGACACGATTTATCAGATTATGGTCGACCGTTTCAATGATGGGGATACCTCCAATAATGCCACCGGCGCCGCGATCCGTTACGGAGAGACCTCCGAGGATGATTTCCGCTATATGAAGGGCGGAGACTGGCAGGGGGTTATCAACAAGCTCCCGTATATTGCTAACATGGGGTATACCGCAATTTGGATCTCCCCTGTGGCAGAGCCGCAGATGACGAACCGCGACAACAACGGCACAGGTAAAAACACAGCCTATCACGGATACAACGTCAAGGATCCCAATGCCGCCAATCCTTACTTCGGGACCAAGGAGAAGCTGAAAGAGCTGGTGGATTCCGCACACGCACTCGGCATTAAGGTGATTATTGATGTTGTGCCGAATCATATCGGGGACTATATGCTGGGAACGCAGGCTAATTATGATATTGCGGGTCTGCAGCCGGCAGCTCCTTTTAACAACCCCGCCTGGTATCATCACAATGGTGATATTAACTGGTCGCTGGTAGACGGAAGATATGACCAGTGGGCCCAGGACTATCTGGAAAATCACGATCTCGGCGGACTGGATGACATCGATTTCGACGTTCCTGCCGCCAAGCAGGCTGTATTCAGCTCCATTAAAGCCTGGTTTGACTATACGGGAGCAGACGGTGCGCGTGTAGATGCAGCCAAGCTGATCAAGCCGACCGATATCGGCGAGCTGCAGAATCTCCTCGGCGTGAATACCTTTGGCGAGAATTTTGACGGCAATGCTGAATTCGTCTCTCGCTGGGTGGGCACAAACAAAGAGTGGGGCATGCTTGATTTCCCTATGTTCTTTTCCGTCCTGAACAGCTTCGCTTACGGGCAGTCTTTTGACTCCAATATTAAGAGCACTCTGGCTAAGGATTCATATTACAACGGAAATGCGAACCATATGGTTACCTTTATTGATAATCATGACCGTAACCGTTTCCTGACGGAAGCCGGCGGCAGTGTTGAGAAAATGCAGAACGCCCTCTCTTTTATTTTCACTGTGCGCGGAACACCGGTTGTCTTCCAGGGTACCGAACAGAATAAAGGCAACGGCAACGGCCAGATTATGACTGGAGGCATCGCTGATACCTGGAACCGCTGGTCGATGGTGAAGCGGGATGCGAACGGCAATGTTCTGGAGAATTATTTCAATGAGAACACAAGCACCTACAAGCATATTGCCAAGTTGAATGAAATCCGCAAAAATAATCCGGCACTGCGCACCGGCACCCAGCGTGAAATGTGGTCTGCCCAGAACCTGTATGCCTTCTCGCGCCGGATCGACAGCGGAACCAATGTTGGCCAGGAAGTCATTTCTGTGTTCAGTAATGCAGCCAGCGGCACACAGACGGTTACGATTCCGCTGCGCGCCGAAAGCACATTAACTGTCGGAACCGTTCTGATTAATCAATTAAATACATCTGATACAGTTACAGTACAATCGGGAGGGGCAACGGGGAAACAGATTACGGTAGCTGTAGGCGCGAACTCAGCCAAAATCTATTCCAAAACACAGCCGATAACGGATACTGTGGCTCCATCTGCTCCAGGAAACGTTACAGCAACCGTGCAAAATGCCTCCAGTGTGCTGGTCAGCTGGACAGCGTCCACTGACAACGTTGGAGTAACCGGGTATGAAATTTACCGGAACGGGGTAAAGGTGGGGACCACGACAACTACCTCTTACACCGATAACGGCCTCTCCGCGCAAACGAATTACAGCTATACGGTAAAAGCCTTTGATGCCGCAGGCAACCTGTCGGCATTCAGCGCAGCGGCGCTAGTTACTACGCCAGCCGGTAATAGTGTGACTATCTATTACAAGCAGGGCTATACTACGCCATATATCCATTATCGTCCTGCCGGGGGAACCTGGACGACAGCACCGGGCGTAGCCATTCCGGCATCCGAAGTGTCAGGCTACAACAAAATCACGATTAACATCGGCTCCGCCACGCAGCTTGAAGCTTGCTTCAACAATGGCAGCGGAACCTGGGACAGCAATGGCGGCAACAATTATCTGTTCGGTACCGGTACCTGGACGTATACACCGACCGGGAATATTCAGGCAGGCGCACCTGTAACGCCAACGCCAACAGTAACACCGACACCTACGCCAACAGTAACACCAACTGCTACACCAACGCCAACACCAACAGTAACACCGACACCTACGCCGACAGTAACACCTACGCCAACACCAACCGCTACTCCAGATGGCAATTCAGTGACCATTTATTATAAGAATACAGCGTATACGAATTCCTATATGCACTATAGTCTGGATGGATCAGGGGTATGGACTACATCCCCAGGATTACAGCTGCAGGCTTCCTCCTATTCAGGCTACAAGACCGCCACAATTCAGCTGGGCACAGCTGCAGGTCTGACTGCAGCCTTCAATAACGGCAGCGGCACCTGGGACAACAACAGCGGCAGCAATTATCATTTTTCCGCGGGCACATGGAGTCTGGTGAACGGCAACCTGTCCGCCGGAGTGCCTCAGCCGGACAGCGTAACCTTCAGGGTCACCGTCCCAAGCTCCACCCCGTCAACCGGGCCGGTATATCTGACCGGCAGCTTCAACAGCTGGAATGCGGCGGATCCTGCTTATCAGCTGACCAAAGGCAGCGATGGTGTCTATTCCATCACGCTCAGTCTGCCGGCGGGAACAGCGGTGCAGTATAAGTTGACCCGCGGAAGCTGGGCTACCGTAGAGACAAGTACAAGCGGCGCAGACATTGCGAACCGGACGCTGACACCTGCCGGAGGGGCCCAGACCGTATCATTGACGGTACAGCGCTGGAAAGATCAGTAA
- the pnpS gene encoding two-component system histidine kinase PnpS has protein sequence MKPFRIRLTLIMMALIGISMIGAGITMAKLFKDSHITALEENMSREIKLLSGTFQFTDMNNADAVSYYTEHAKLISQLTNSRITFITREGKVIGDSEKNPLEMDNHSTREEEVIAAKEGIGRAIRYSDTLDREMLYVAGAVRSEDGFDGYIRLSMGLDAVTEGLNRAWMIMAGGLVLLFVAATFVSYKVASSMTSPLEQITRVARRITDLDYDARVPIQRRDEVGQLAKAINAMADSLQAQLKTIRDNEDLLQSVLDNMTGGIVMINAEGEFALLNKASERMLDVKNSEMAGHSYKELKHHYELARLIEEGVERNEPIHEERSIYTPAERIVRLDGVPMVQDGTYRGMLFLLQEVTEIRRLEKMRSEFVANVSHELKTPVAAVKGFAETLLGGGVTDEKTARSFLQIIYDENERLNRLIGDILELSKIESKRVQLECSPVHLIEFFDSVLGTLSKVAEKKKISLSTNVPNELFIEGDEDKLRQIFMNLLSNAINYTHDGGSVKVTAVNRQKTDGTETVVFTVSDTGMGIPRKDLPRIFERFYRVDKARSRSSGGTGLGLSIVKHLVELHRGTITVESDLGIGSSFILELPLLQEHGE, from the coding sequence ATGAAACCGTTTCGCATCCGCCTCACCCTAATCATGATGGCTCTGATCGGGATCTCTATGATCGGTGCAGGCATTACAATGGCCAAGCTGTTCAAGGACTCGCATATCACTGCCCTGGAGGAAAACATGTCCCGGGAAATAAAATTATTATCCGGCACTTTCCAGTTTACCGACATGAACAACGCTGATGCGGTCAGTTACTACACAGAGCACGCCAAGCTCATCTCCCAGCTTACAAATTCCCGGATTACCTTCATTACCAGAGAGGGGAAGGTCATCGGCGATTCGGAGAAAAATCCGCTGGAAATGGACAATCACTCTACACGGGAAGAAGAAGTGATTGCGGCGAAAGAAGGCATTGGCCGTGCCATCCGTTATAGTGATACGCTGGACCGGGAAATGCTCTATGTGGCCGGAGCGGTACGCTCAGAGGACGGCTTTGACGGATATATCCGCCTTTCGATGGGGCTTGATGCGGTCACAGAGGGGCTGAACCGGGCATGGATGATTATGGCCGGCGGACTGGTGCTGCTTTTTGTGGCGGCTACCTTTGTGAGCTATAAAGTGGCATCCAGCATGACTTCGCCGCTGGAGCAGATTACTAGAGTCGCCCGGCGCATTACCGATTTGGACTATGATGCCAGGGTTCCGATTCAGCGCAGGGATGAAGTCGGACAGCTGGCCAAAGCGATCAATGCGATGGCGGACAGCCTGCAGGCACAGCTAAAGACGATCCGTGATAATGAAGATTTGCTGCAAAGCGTATTGGATAATATGACCGGCGGCATTGTCATGATCAATGCTGAAGGGGAATTTGCCCTACTCAACAAGGCCTCGGAACGGATGCTTGATGTGAAGAACAGCGAGATGGCCGGGCATTCCTACAAAGAGCTGAAGCATCATTATGAGCTGGCCCGGCTGATTGAAGAAGGTGTAGAGCGCAATGAGCCGATTCATGAAGAGCGGAGCATTTATACCCCTGCTGAGCGGATCGTCCGGCTGGACGGTGTGCCGATGGTACAGGACGGCACCTACCGGGGCATGCTGTTCCTGCTGCAGGAGGTAACGGAAATCCGCCGGCTGGAGAAGATGCGCAGCGAGTTCGTCGCCAATGTGTCCCATGAACTCAAGACACCGGTGGCTGCAGTAAAAGGGTTTGCTGAAACGCTGCTTGGCGGAGGGGTGACCGATGAGAAGACTGCCCGTTCATTTTTGCAGATTATCTATGATGAGAATGAGCGGCTGAACCGCCTGATCGGGGACATACTGGAGCTGTCCAAAATCGAATCCAAGCGTGTGCAGCTGGAATGCTCGCCGGTGCATTTAATCGAATTCTTTGATTCCGTGCTGGGAACGCTCAGTAAGGTGGCAGAGAAGAAAAAGATTAGTCTCAGCACAAATGTACCGAACGAGCTCTTCATCGAAGGGGATGAGGATAAGCTGCGCCAGATCTTCATGAATCTGCTCTCCAATGCCATTAATTACACTCATGACGGAGGCAGTGTCAAAGTAACGGCAGTAAACAGACAGAAGACGGATGGGACAGAAACTGTCGTCTTTACAGTCAGTGATACGGGAATGGGAATTCCCCGCAAAGACCTTCCGCGCATCTTTGAGCGGTTCTACCGGGTAGATAAGGCCAGATCCCGAAGCTCCGGCGGTACGGGACTCGGGCTGTCCATTGTAAAACATCTGGTGGAGCTGCACCGGGGCACGATTACCGTTGAGAGTGATCTCGGAATTGGAAGCTCGTTTATTCTGGAGCTGCCGCTGCTGCAGGAGCACGGAGAGTAG
- the phoU gene encoding phosphate signaling complex protein PhoU: MIRRKEFDKDLEELRTLLQQMGEHVIDALEGAVVALQTQDIERAQDIVKADLRLNAMEDKIMDIGSRLIITQQPVAKDLRRIIVAFKISSDLERMGDLALDVAKVTLRIQGQQLIKPLVDIPRMAEIVSVMITEAIQSYLDENTDLAYKMAQDDDQVDGLYSAMINELYAYMVEKPESLNQAMLLTLVGRYIERIADHATNIGESVVYLVTGKRPDLNQ; the protein is encoded by the coding sequence ATGATTCGCAGAAAAGAATTTGACAAAGATCTGGAAGAGCTGCGCACCCTGCTGCAGCAAATGGGTGAGCATGTCATCGATGCACTTGAAGGTGCAGTGGTGGCGCTGCAGACCCAGGATATCGAACGCGCACAAGACATCGTTAAGGCAGACTTGAGGCTGAATGCGATGGAAGACAAAATTATGGATATCGGTTCACGGCTTATTATTACCCAGCAGCCCGTAGCCAAAGACCTGCGCCGTATTATTGTTGCTTTCAAAATCTCCAGCGATCTGGAGCGTATGGGCGATCTGGCTCTGGATGTGGCGAAGGTTACCCTGCGTATTCAGGGACAGCAGCTGATCAAACCGCTGGTCGATATTCCGCGCATGGCTGAAATTGTCTCGGTAATGATTACCGAAGCCATTCAGTCCTACCTGGATGAGAATACCGACCTCGCCTACAAAATGGCCCAGGACGACGATCAGGTTGACGGGCTATACAGTGCAATGATTAATGAGCTGTATGCTTATATGGTAGAGAAGCCGGAATCACTCAATCAGGCCATGCTGCTGACACTGGTTGGCCGTTACATTGAGCGGATTGCTGACCACGCCACCAATATTGGCGAGAGTGTCGTGTATCTGGTGACGGGCAAGCGCCCGGATTTGAACCAATAA
- a CDS encoding fumarate hydratase, translated as MQNFEESIYNLIVETSTNLPGDVRRAVAKGRALEDRATRSGLALTTIAQNIGMAELQVSPICQDTGMPTFIIHTPVGVNQIEMKKDIHSAIIRATKNGKLRPNSVDSLTGENSGDNLGAGTPVIHFEQWEEENVDVRLILKGGGCENKNIQYSLPAELEGLGKAGRDLEGIRKCILHAVYQAQGQGCSAGFIGVGIGGDRTTGYELAKKQLFRKVEDVNPVEDLRKLEDYIMENANKLGIGTMGFGGEVTLLGCKIGVMNRLPASFFVSVAYNCWAFRRQGILVEPTTGNIKEWLYESGTGISVDEPAPAVPVPDAVPANAAGGSREVRLTTPISEEEIRSLRVGDVVILSGEMHTGRDALHKYLMDHDAPVDLNGAVIYHCGPVMLKDDEGWHVKAAGPTTSIREEPYQGEIIKKFGIRAVIGKGGMGPKTLQALQEHGGVYLNAIGGAAQYYAECIKKVNAVDFMEFGIPEAMWHLQVEEFAAIVTMDAQGNSLHADVEKDSAAKLAQFREAVFK; from the coding sequence ATGCAGAATTTTGAAGAAAGCATTTATAATCTGATCGTAGAGACCTCTACAAACCTGCCGGGTGATGTGCGCAGAGCCGTTGCCAAGGGGCGTGCACTGGAAGACCGGGCCACCCGCTCGGGGCTTGCCTTAACCACGATTGCGCAGAATATCGGCATGGCCGAGCTTCAGGTATCGCCGATCTGTCAGGATACGGGGATGCCGACTTTTATCATTCATACTCCTGTAGGCGTCAACCAGATTGAGATGAAGAAGGATATTCACAGCGCGATCATCCGCGCTACTAAGAACGGTAAGCTGCGGCCTAACTCCGTCGACTCGCTGACTGGTGAGAACAGCGGAGATAACCTTGGTGCAGGGACGCCGGTGATTCATTTTGAACAGTGGGAAGAGGAGAACGTGGACGTCCGGCTTATTCTTAAAGGCGGAGGCTGCGAGAACAAAAACATCCAGTACAGCCTGCCTGCAGAACTTGAGGGTCTGGGCAAAGCGGGACGCGATCTTGAAGGCATCCGTAAATGTATTCTGCACGCGGTGTATCAGGCGCAGGGTCAGGGCTGCAGTGCCGGCTTTATTGGCGTAGGCATAGGCGGCGACCGGACAACCGGCTATGAGCTGGCGAAGAAGCAGCTGTTCCGCAAGGTCGAGGATGTTAATCCGGTTGAAGACTTGCGCAAGCTGGAAGACTATATTATGGAGAATGCCAATAAGCTGGGGATCGGTACGATGGGCTTCGGCGGTGAAGTGACACTGCTGGGCTGCAAGATTGGTGTGATGAACCGGCTTCCGGCCAGCTTTTTCGTATCGGTGGCTTATAACTGCTGGGCATTCCGCCGCCAGGGGATACTGGTCGAGCCCACAACCGGAAATATTAAGGAATGGCTCTACGAGAGCGGCACAGGCATCTCCGTTGATGAACCAGCTCCGGCTGTACCAGTGCCGGATGCTGTGCCTGCCAATGCTGCGGGCGGTTCACGCGAGGTCCGCCTGACTACGCCGATCAGTGAGGAAGAGATCCGCAGCCTGCGGGTGGGCGATGTGGTCATCCTCTCCGGGGAGATGCACACCGGAAGGGATGCGCTGCATAAATACCTGATGGATCATGATGCCCCGGTCGATCTGAACGGTGCAGTTATCTACCACTGCGGTCCGGTGATGCTGAAGGATGATGAAGGCTGGCATGTGAAGGCGGCAGGCCCGACTACTAGTATCCGCGAAGAGCCTTATCAAGGTGAGATTATCAAAAAATTCGGCATCCGCGCCGTAATCGGCAAGGGCGGAATGGGTCCCAAAACTCTCCAAGCCCTGCAGGAGCACGGCGGTGTATACCTTAACGCAATCGGCGGGGCGGCGCAGTATTATGCGGAATGCATCAAGAAAGTCAACGCTGTTGACTTCATGGAATTCGGCATTCCGGAGGCGATGTGGCATCTGCAGGTGGAAGAATTTGCGGCTATCGTCACTATGGATGCGCAAGGCAACAGCCTCCATGCCGATGTTGAGAAGGATTCAGCAGCCAAGCTGGCCCAGTTCCGTGAAGCGGTATTTAAATAA
- a CDS encoding response regulator transcription factor, whose protein sequence is MAQRLLVIEDEPTLARLLSYNLTQEGYEVTVEDHGTAGYDRATREPFDLIVLDLMLPGMNGIDILDKLRGQGIRTPVIVLTAKNAEEDVVRGLKSGADDYITKPFGVSELLARVSAVLRRISGVVEESQPEAAASASTIILGQLEIYPERYEVSLGGQSINLRPKEFEVLLYLARKPGVVLTRDDLMNAVWGFDYIGGQRTVDVHVSSLRKKLELDPESVHIDSIRGVGYKLVVNKKRAPVM, encoded by the coding sequence ATGGCACAACGATTGCTTGTCATTGAAGACGAACCGACACTGGCCCGGCTGCTGTCCTATAACTTGACACAGGAAGGCTATGAGGTGACGGTCGAGGATCATGGAACGGCAGGATACGACCGTGCGACTAGAGAACCTTTTGATCTGATTGTACTGGATCTGATGTTGCCCGGTATGAACGGGATAGATATCCTTGATAAGCTTCGCGGGCAGGGCATCCGTACACCTGTAATCGTGCTGACTGCCAAAAACGCCGAAGAGGATGTAGTCCGGGGACTGAAATCAGGCGCCGACGATTACATAACGAAACCTTTTGGCGTGTCCGAACTGCTTGCGAGAGTGAGCGCTGTTCTCCGGCGGATCTCGGGAGTTGTAGAGGAGAGCCAGCCGGAAGCGGCGGCATCCGCATCGACGATCATTCTGGGACAGCTGGAGATTTATCCGGAGCGGTATGAGGTCTCGCTTGGGGGACAGAGCATCAATCTGCGCCCCAAAGAATTTGAGGTGCTGCTATACCTGGCACGCAAGCCGGGTGTAGTGCTAACGCGCGACGATCTGATGAATGCGGTTTGGGGCTTTGATTATATCGGGGGGCAGCGTACTGTAGACGTTCATGTCAGCTCGCTGCGCAAGAAGCTGGAGCTTGATCCGGAATCCGTCCACATCGACTCGATCCGCGGGGTGGGCTACAAGCTGGTCGTGAACAAAAAAAGAGCACCGGTCATGTGA
- a CDS encoding LacI family DNA-binding transcriptional regulator, whose translation MKVTISDVARAANVAKSTVSKVLNDSPKISAETKLRVREIMKQMNYIPSSIATGLARQSSHTVGLLIDMSKESEFLNQFFYNIIGGIESVIGPMGYELTLCNIQHHAAEDHFLNRLVLNQRVDGIIANNSVLTEELSKELDRLGFPYVSIGEMEPAASWVDFDNEAGGRMLTSHLLRQGYSKPAFIGGERNERIFSRRLSGYLQALQQAGCIVRQDSIVNGPADEHEGYRLALKLLQHGDRPDSVVCMTNYTAFGVLKAARELGIDVPGQLGVAAFDEYPLSRYTTPPLTSLNIDTFKLGVTSGQWLMDHIQGSCMASRQLLLEPELIPRESTAGLQ comes from the coding sequence ATGAAAGTAACCATTTCAGATGTAGCCAGAGCGGCAAATGTGGCCAAGTCCACCGTCTCCAAGGTGTTGAACGATTCTCCCAAAATATCAGCTGAAACCAAGCTAAGAGTCCGGGAAATCATGAAACAGATGAATTATATCCCGAGCAGCATTGCTACCGGATTAGCCAGACAAAGCAGCCATACGGTCGGACTGCTGATCGACATGTCCAAAGAGAGCGAATTTTTGAATCAGTTCTTTTACAATATTATCGGCGGAATCGAGAGCGTGATCGGCCCCATGGGCTATGAATTGACTCTCTGCAATATCCAGCACCATGCTGCAGAGGACCATTTTCTTAACCGACTAGTGCTGAACCAGCGTGTGGACGGCATTATTGCTAATAATTCTGTGCTGACAGAAGAATTATCGAAGGAGCTGGACCGGCTCGGCTTCCCTTATGTCTCAATCGGTGAAATGGAGCCGGCCGCCAGCTGGGTCGATTTCGACAATGAAGCCGGAGGACGAATGCTGACCAGCCATTTGCTGCGCCAGGGTTACAGTAAACCCGCATTTATCGGCGGAGAGCGGAATGAGCGGATTTTCAGCCGCCGGTTAAGCGGCTACCTTCAGGCCTTGCAGCAGGCAGGCTGCATCGTCCGCCAGGACTCGATTGTAAACGGGCCGGCAGATGAACACGAAGGATACCGCTTGGCACTGAAGCTGTTACAGCACGGGGACCGTCCCGACTCTGTGGTGTGTATGACGAATTATACGGCGTTTGGTGTCCTGAAGGCGGCCCGGGAGCTGGGGATCGATGTTCCGGGACAACTGGGTGTCGCAGCTTTTGATGAATATCCTTTATCCCGCTATACGACTCCCCCGCTGACTTCACTGAATATCGACACCTTCAAGCTTGGAGTAACGTCCGGCCAGTGGCTGATGGATCATATCCAAGGCAGCTGTATGGCATCACGGCAGCTACTTCTGGAACCTGAGCTGATTCCACGAGAGTCTACAGCCGGGCTGCAGTGA
- the pstB gene encoding phosphate ABC transporter ATP-binding protein PstB — protein sequence MKSIIDIEKLDLYYESFHALKNVELQIPEKQVTAFIGPSGCGKSTLLRTLNRMNDMIPGTRIEGTVNIGGKNIYSDEVEVESLRKQVGMVFQQPNPFPKSIYDNVAYGPRLHGVRSKAELDELVEQSLRQSALWEEVKDFLKKSALSLSGGQQQRLCIARALAVQPDILLMDEATSALDPVSTLKIEELVQELRSKYTIVMVTHNMHQAARVSGRTVFFLNGVIVEAADTEMLFSNPKDSRTEDYISGRFG from the coding sequence ATGAAATCCATCATTGACATAGAGAAGCTAGATCTCTACTATGAGTCATTTCACGCACTGAAGAATGTGGAGCTGCAAATCCCGGAGAAACAGGTGACCGCGTTTATCGGGCCTTCCGGCTGCGGTAAGTCCACCCTGCTGCGTACCCTAAACCGAATGAATGACATGATTCCCGGAACACGTATTGAAGGAACAGTTAACATCGGCGGCAAAAATATTTATAGCGACGAAGTGGAAGTGGAAAGTCTGCGCAAGCAGGTCGGCATGGTATTCCAGCAGCCGAATCCTTTTCCGAAGTCGATTTATGACAATGTGGCTTATGGCCCGCGTCTGCACGGTGTCCGCTCCAAAGCGGAACTCGACGAGCTTGTGGAGCAGAGCTTGCGCCAATCCGCCCTCTGGGAGGAAGTTAAGGATTTCCTGAAGAAGTCTGCGCTCAGCTTATCCGGCGGACAGCAGCAGCGGCTCTGTATTGCCAGAGCGCTCGCGGTGCAGCCGGATATTCTATTGATGGATGAGGCAACCTCTGCCCTGGACCCGGTCTCTACACTTAAGATCGAGGAGCTTGTACAGGAATTGCGGAGCAAGTACACGATTGTAATGGTCACGCACAACATGCATCAGGCGGCCCGTGTGTCGGGACGTACCGTGTTTTTCCTGAATGGTGTCATCGTTGAGGCGGCGGATACGGAGATGCTGTTCTCCAATCCGAAGGACTCCCGCACTGAAGATTATATATCCGGACGCTTCGGCTAA